The following proteins come from a genomic window of Chitinispirillales bacterium ANBcel5:
- a CDS encoding HNH endonuclease: MGNEQRNCIFCNKQFDMLTVDAEHIIPRNVGGTVVTYQVCNVCNKKLSRFDAELNRQGEIYSAYKEIQSDKKPPLEFRFKEAALTYNDSLNAKMIPKSTVNEIITTEIRKNEFVCSLDAEDKCDPFIGRIYKIQKKYKIPVEFIQRHLQPYREFRTKAVPGSVYHERTLTNMDVEITHSVGKYEYVMSKKTPHRFLAKACVEYAHLLGFQDKIVNLPDIAEHALNGGLEGKKLFFYIGETDMGCPSHFHTILFTTKQFTIYFFGKKGFSIEIKWKKEPFRFIFANDILNKTLVLCREEKDQLISTNEVFLIHEHQRIGRRTHIT, encoded by the coding sequence GTGGGTAATGAACAGAGGAACTGTATCTTTTGCAATAAGCAATTTGATATGCTTACTGTAGATGCTGAGCATATCATTCCGCGCAACGTAGGGGGTACAGTTGTTACATACCAGGTGTGTAATGTGTGTAATAAAAAACTGAGCCGTTTTGATGCTGAATTAAATAGACAAGGTGAAATTTATTCAGCTTATAAAGAAATTCAATCTGATAAAAAACCACCATTGGAATTTAGATTTAAAGAAGCTGCACTAACCTACAATGATAGTTTAAATGCAAAGATGATCCCTAAGAGTACTGTAAATGAGATTATTACGACAGAAATAAGGAAGAATGAGTTTGTGTGTAGTTTGGATGCTGAAGATAAATGTGATCCGTTCATCGGGAGAATATACAAGATCCAAAAAAAATACAAAATACCTGTTGAATTTATACAAAGACACTTACAACCTTATAGAGAATTTCGAACCAAAGCTGTACCTGGCTCAGTATATCATGAAAGAACTTTGACCAACATGGATGTGGAAATTACTCATAGTGTTGGTAAATACGAATATGTAATGTCAAAGAAAACACCGCATAGGTTTTTGGCAAAAGCATGTGTAGAGTACGCACATTTATTAGGGTTTCAGGATAAAATAGTTAATTTGCCCGATATCGCAGAACATGCACTTAATGGTGGTCTTGAGGGAAAGAAACTCTTTTTTTATATTGGTGAAACTGACATGGGATGCCCAAGTCATTTTCACACAATTTTATTTACAACGAAACAATTCACTATTTATTTCTTCGGTAAAAAAGGCTTTTCGATTGAAATAAAATGGAAAAAGGAGCCGTTCAGATTTATTTTTGCTAATGATATTTTGAATAAAACATTGGTCCTGTGTAGAGAAGAAAAGGATCAATTAATATCAACAAATGAGGTGTTTTTAATTCATGAACACCAAAGAATTGGTAGAAGAACACACATAACGTAA
- a CDS encoding P-loop NTPase fold protein — translation MFRYIKNPISFLLGFFVTCYFVCSLLTSIRDPNEYILKLPNIVVRLLEIPITSNWHFTLFVVVSLCLLLSFVTYTAWPFYIRVIKTKWMYWCYVHGFALGILVGFAIFILRNLDFFQKAYLFNGDYLIISLILGSLINYSKREKTLKAEDDNKKGRNVNLSSSPINSSSEDRLEYGPIINELEKLVIKEVHSLEMISLLGPNGVGKTSVLNLLKEKFCFYDRYRKDYRKKYKKNYKNNYKEDFGIKYEERYFFHSFSALSYRAEEDIIRGFYNALVELIKMEGLYPKLWNVSSKFQKIFSGVQMKAAPFSISFKDYFGKTCNTTFEKLSVLIEEHLEAMNLNLVLFIDDLERCSINKKYIFLQLTQTIQRLKRVKIIVSGTPGMFSYVPSVELRSIVE, via the coding sequence ATGTTTAGATATATAAAGAACCCAATAAGCTTTTTACTAGGATTTTTTGTAACATGCTATTTTGTCTGCAGTTTACTCACAAGCATTAGAGATCCCAATGAATACATTTTAAAGCTACCTAACATAGTAGTTCGTTTACTTGAAATTCCAATTACATCAAATTGGCATTTTACACTGTTTGTTGTAGTTTCTTTATGTCTTCTACTAAGCTTTGTTACTTACACTGCTTGGCCATTCTATATAAGAGTTATAAAGACTAAGTGGATGTATTGGTGTTATGTTCACGGTTTTGCATTGGGAATTTTAGTTGGATTCGCAATATTCATATTGCGAAACTTAGATTTTTTTCAAAAGGCTTATCTTTTTAACGGAGATTATCTTATAATTTCCTTAATTCTTGGCAGTCTTATCAATTATTCTAAAAGAGAAAAAACTTTAAAAGCAGAAGATGATAATAAAAAAGGTAGAAATGTTAACCTTAGTTCCAGCCCAATAAATAGTAGTTCAGAAGATCGCTTAGAATATGGACCAATTATTAATGAGTTAGAGAAATTGGTTATAAAAGAAGTTCATTCATTGGAAATGATTAGTTTACTTGGTCCTAACGGAGTCGGTAAAACTTCTGTTCTGAATCTGCTTAAAGAAAAGTTCTGTTTTTATGATCGGTACAGAAAAGATTACAGAAAGAAGTATAAAAAGAATTACAAAAATAATTACAAAGAAGATTTTGGAATAAAATATGAAGAACGCTATTTTTTTCATTCGTTTTCGGCATTGTCCTATAGAGCAGAAGAAGATATTATACGGGGGTTTTACAATGCTTTGGTTGAATTAATCAAAATGGAAGGGCTTTACCCGAAATTATGGAATGTATCATCAAAATTTCAGAAGATATTTTCTGGAGTTCAGATGAAAGCAGCACCTTTTAGTATATCATTTAAGGACTATTTTGGTAAAACTTGTAATACTACATTTGAGAAATTATCCGTGTTGATTGAAGAACATTTAGAAGCTATGAACTTAAATTTGGTACTATTCATCGATGATCTTGAACGTTGTTCTATCAATAAAAAATATATATTTCTACAGCTTACACAAACAATACAACGTTTGAAAAGGGTAAAAATAATTGTTTCTGGGACACCAGGTATGTTTTCGTATGTACCTTCTGTTGAACTAAGGTCTATAGTGGAGTAA